In Populus trichocarpa isolate Nisqually-1 chromosome 7, P.trichocarpa_v4.1, whole genome shotgun sequence, the following proteins share a genomic window:
- the LOC7465589 gene encoding LRR receptor-like serine/threonine-protein kinase RGI5, giving the protein MQILGWVSKLLLLSFFLAVVSPLSLAQTITPLQTSVCSEADRVALLGFKARILKDATDILSSWIGKDCCGGDWEGVQCNPATGRVTDLVLQGPARDSGIYMRGTLSPSLGSLAFLEVMVISGMKHIAGPIPESFSSLTHLTQLVLEDNSLEGNIPPGLGRLPLLNILSLNGNHLRGQIPPSLGNFKKLQQLSLARNLLSGPIPITFQNFLSLQSLDLSFNLLSGLIPDILGHFQNLTFIDLSNNQLSGLLPPSLFSLVKLQDLSLDHNQLTGRIPNQIAGLKSLTHLSLSSNRLTGQIPSSISSLQNLWYLNLSRNGLSDPFPVIEGRGLPSLLSIDLSYNHLSLGTVPAWIKDRQLSDVHLAGCKLEGNLPKFTRPDSLSSLDLSDNFLVDGIAGFFTNMSNLQKLKLSNNQLKFDLFDIKLPDGISSIELQSNQLSGFLSRILNNRTSSFLEVLDVSGNQISGTMPEFIEGLSLKVLNIGSNKITGQFPGSISNLKELERMDISRNQITGTIPTTLGLLSNLQWLDLSINRLTGKIPASLLGITNLRHASFRANRLCGEIPQGRPYNIFPAGAYAHNLCLCGKPLPLCRTKK; this is encoded by the coding sequence ATGCAGATTCTAGGATGGGTTTCTAAGCTTTTACTGCTATCCTTCTTTCTTGCTGTGGTTTCACCACTGTCACTTGCTCAAACAATAACCCCACTGCAGACCTCAGTTTGCTCAGAGGCGGACAGGGTAGCTCTTCTTGGCTTCAAAGCAAGAATCTTGAAGGATGCTACAGATATTCTCTCTTCATGGATAGGGAAGGATTGTTGTGGAGGGGATTGGGAGGGTGTTCAATGCAACCCTGCTACAGGTAGGGTTACTGATTTGGTGTTGCAGGGACCTGCGAGGGACAGTGGCATTTACATGAGGGGCACTTTGTCACCTTCTCTTGGCAGTTTGGCATTCTTAGAGGTGATGGTGATAAGTGGTATGAAGCATATTGCAGGTCCTATTCCTGAAAGCTTCTCTAGTTTGACCCATCTCACACAATTGGTCCTAGAGGATAATTCTCTTGAAGGGAACATTCCTCCTGGTTTAGGCCGTTTGCCCTTGCTCAATATCCTCTCATTGAATGGAAACCATTTGAGAGGGCAGATTCCTCCAAGCCTAGGTAATTTTAAAAAGCTCCAGCAGTTGAGTTTAGCAAGAAATTTGTTATCAGGTCCTATCCCAATCACTTTCCAAAATTTCCTTAGTTTGCAATCTCTTGATTTGAGTTTCAATTTGTTGTCTGGGTTGATTCCAGATATTCTGGGGCACTTTCAAAACCTCACCTTCATTGACCTGTCCAATAACCAATTGTCTGGGCTCTTACCACCTTCACTGTTCAGCCTGGTCAAACTTCAGGACTTGTCCCTGGATCATAACCAGCTGACAGGAAGAATCCCAAACCAAATTGCAGGCCTAAAATCTCTTACTCATCTCTCTTTGAGTTCTAATAGGCTTACAGGTCAAATCCCTTCATCCATTTCAAGCTTACAGAACCTTTGGTACCTTAACTTATCCAGAAATGGGCTCTCAGATCCCTTTCCAGTTATTGAAGGCAGAGGTCTTCCTTCTCTATTGTCAATAGACCTGTCCTACAACCACCTCAGTTTAGGGACAGTTCCTGCTTGGATCAAAGATAGACAACTTTCAGATGTTCATCTAGCTGGCTGTAAACTTGAAGGAAACCTTCCAAAATTTACAAGACCAGATTCTTTGAGCTCTTTAGACCTATCTGATAACTTCCTCGTAGATGGCATTGCTGGTTTCTTCACCAACATGTCTAATTTGCAAAAGCTCAAGCTGTCAAACAACCAATTGAAGTTTGACCTTTTCGACATCAAATTGCCGGATGGAATTTCTTCAATCGAGCTCCAATCAAATCAGCTCAGTGGGTTTCTCTCAAGGATCTTAAATAACAGGACAAGCAGCTTTTTGGAGGTTTTAGATGTATCAGGGAACCAAATTTCAGGCACAATGCCAGAATTCATTGAAGGATTGAGCTTGAAGGTTCTAAACATAGGAAGCAACAAGATTACAGGTCAGTTCCCTGGTTCAATCTCAAACCTGAAAGAACTGGAGAGGATGGATATTTCAAGGAACCAGATAACAGGCACCATTCCAACTACCTTGGGGCTCTTGTCGAATCTTCAATGGCTTGACCTTTCTATCAACAGACTCACAGGGAAAATCCCAGCCAGCTTGTTGGGGATTACAAATCTGAGACATGCAAGCTTCAGGGCCAACAGGCTTTGTGGAGAGATCCCACAAGGTAGACCTTATAATATCTTCCCTGCAGGTGCTTATGCTCACAATCTATGCTTATGTGGCAAGCCTCTGCCACTTTGTAggacaaagaaatga
- the LOC7465590 gene encoding high mobility group B protein 7 — protein MARKRVEAESTDGSVDANTTTSLVRAKDGSAFTKCEECKKDVPVALISFHSCSLDAKIKMNLEAQVVEKPTEAKQKPAERKKGSSTEPKLKKAKKEKKGRDPNAPKRPPTAFFLFMDDFRKEYKEANPDSKDVKKVAKEGGVRWKSMTDEEKKQYVDKAAELKAENDKALESDNAENEDDEGVSSEKEVADLELRDKEEEI, from the exons ATGGCAAGGAAGAGAGTGGAGGCTGAGTCTACAGATGGGTCTGTTGATGCCAATACTACCACTTCACTTGTTCGTGCGAAAGATGGCAGTGCTTTTACTAAGTG TGAGGAGTGCAAGAAGGATGTGCCAGTGGCTCTTATAAGTTTCCACAGCTGTAGCCTTGATGCTAAGATCAAGATGAATTTGG AGGCTCAAGTTGTTGAAAAGCCAACTGAAGCTAAGCAGAAACCAGCTGAGAG GAAGAAAGGAAGTTCAACTGAGCCAAAATTGAAgaaagctaaaaaagaaaagaagggcaGGGATCCAAATGCACCGAAACGCCCTCCCACTGCATTCTTTCTCTTTAT GGATGACTTTAGGAAGGAATACAAGGAAGCGAACCCGGACTCTAAGGATGTTAAGAAG GTTGCGAAGGAAGGTGGTGTGAGATGGAAGTCAATGACCGATGAA GAGAAGAAGCAATATGTGGATAAGGCTGCTGAGCTCAAGGCAGAGAATGACAAGGCATTGGAGAGTGACAACGCTGAAAATGAAGAT GACGAAGGGGTTTCTTCAGAGAAGGAAGTAGCCGATCTTGAACTGCGAGATAAAGAGGAGGAAATTTGA